In Vidua macroura isolate BioBank_ID:100142 chromosome 7, ASM2450914v1, whole genome shotgun sequence, a single genomic region encodes these proteins:
- the LOC128810376 gene encoding NADH dehydrogenase [ubiquinone] 1 alpha subcomplex subunit 10, mitochondrial-like gives MSLWVSRLGRAAAARGRRGSSGPGSAALGSALPGEARIHASPEQSLQYGWLAYMLGERTSKKFTEHSKVFTVEGNLSSGKGQLAQQIADKLGMKYFPEADIHYQDRISGEGKLLPEKFNGFCSLEKFYMDPESPDGHSYRLQSWIFGSRVLQYADALEHLLSTGQGVVLERSPYSDFVFLDAMLKQGYVHKRCLDHYKEVKEISISELLPPHLVIYVDVPVPEVQKRIQEKGKPYEKKVSPSYLQSIEDAYKKTFLPEISESSEVLQYTATAAEDVEKVIEDIEYLKFDKGPWVEQDDVSFHHLRLYVQDKAGVLDSVSIPRFVPKITIGGSEYDKIYYEYRELPGHKYKPGYNADVGDKWIWLK, from the exons ATGTCCTTGTGGGTGTCCCGGCTCggccgggccgcggccgcccgggGTCGGCGGGGGAGCTccgggccgggcagcgccgcgctgGGCTCCGCCCTGCCGGGGGAG GCAAGAATCcatgccagccctgagcagagcctgcagtATGGGTGGCTGGCCTATATGTTGGGAGAAAGGACCAGCAAGAAGttcacagagcacagcaaagtCTTTACAGTAGAGGGGAATCTGTCTTCTGGGAAGGGCCAGCTGGCCCAGCAAATAGCAGACAAACTGG gGATGAAGTACTTCCCCGAGGCAGACATCCACTACCAGGACAGGATCTCGGGGGAGGGCAAGCTGCTGCCTGAGAAGTTCAATGGCTTCTGTAGCCTGGAGAAGTTCTACATGGACCCCGAGTCTCCCGACGGGCACTCGTACCGCCTGCAGTCCTGGATCTTCGGGAGCCGAGTCCTGCAGTACGCCGACGCCTTGGAGCACCTGCTCAGCACAG GTCAAGGCGTGGTGCTGGAGCGCTCTCCCTACAGTGACTTCGTGTTCCTGGATGCCATGTTAAAGCAGGGATATGTCCACAAGAGAT GCCTTGATCACTACAAAGAGGTCAAGGAGATCAgcatttctgagttgctgccacCTCACTTGGTCATTTATGTAGATGTGCCTGTCCCAGAAGTGCAGAAGAGGATTCAAGAGAAAGGCAAG cCATATGAGAAAAAGGTGTCTCCTTCCTATCTCCAGAGCATTGAGGATGCTTACAAGAAGACCTTCCTACCAGAGATCAG TGAGAGCAGTGAAGTTCTGCAGTACACAGCAACTGCAGCTGAGGATGTGGAGAAG GTAATTGAAGACATTGAGTACCTGAAGTTTGACAAGGGGCCATgggtggagcaagatgatgtttCTTTCCATCACTTGAGACTTTA cgtgcaggacaaggctggagtgCTGGATTCCGTGTCCATCCCGCGCTTCGTCCCCAAGATCACCATTGGCGGCTCTGAGTACGACAAGATCTATTATGAGTACCGGGAG cTCCCTGGGCACAAGTACAAGCCAGGCTACAACGCTGATGTTGGGGACAAGTGGATCTGGCTGAAATGA